The segment CTAGACAGACCTTCTCTAGGTCTCAGTTAAAGGCTCCATATCAGGGCTGGCTAACCCTTCTGTTGGAGAGCTATTGGGTATGCAGGCTTTTTCTCCAGCCCTACCATAGCACACCTGGTTAAGCTGTTCAAGATCTTGTTGAGTAGCTGATTAATAGCATCAGGTATGTTAGAGCAGGAGCAAAGATCTgcaggatggtatctctccaggagggCTGGTCACCCCTGACCTTGGCTCTACTTGGTTCTGGGTCCAGGTCTGGCTCtgggtcctggtcctggtctctACTCATGGTGGTTGTTTAAGGACTCAGGGCTGGACTCGTCATCGTCACTGAGAGCCTCTGTGTTCGTAAATGTCCCCGCCAGTGAGTTGCTGAGGTGTGTTTTGACCGGCGCCATCTCCGACAGGATGATGTTGTCACTACTAACCAGCGTGGTCTTGTCCATGATCTCCttactgtgtttggacaccacaGCATCCATGAAGTCATACTTATGAGACAGAGTCCCAGACTCAAACAGGTACTTGAGCAGGTAGGAGAAGGCCACGTTACCCAGGAAGGAGGCCAGCATGGAGACCGTTTTAAAGGGGAAGCGTTGCTGGATGAAGTACTCCACATCTCCAGTCAGGTGGTGGATCTTCTCCTGTTGCACCCAGCCGGGGTAGTAGATAAAGGGGGGAAGTTTGAGGTAGGGTTCCCCTCCCCCGATACGCAGCAGCAGACCAAAGACATAGCCGGCCACCGAGCCGTATGTGTTGGTTCCCTTGATGAAGAGCACGCTGAGCAGCTGGGGGAAGATGATAACATACACCAGGTCGGAGCTCAGGTACCACAGGCCATACACGGTCCCCGTTAGCAACGCCATGGCAGTGGCAAGAGCGCCGAACACAAAGATGGTGATACGCATCACCCACACAATCTCACGGTCTGTCGCCTAttggggaggaaggagaaggagaggagaaggagggaaaagCCTGTTTCAGTTTTTATATTTTATGAACATTTCTATTTTCGTTAATCCCTCTTCTGTTTAATGTACAAATATCCTACATTAACATTTTTCATAAAACAGTGTAATTTCTGTTAGATATTAGTTTGTGACACAAACCTGCATATTGAATAATTAGGTTTGAATATCTGGCCGTGACTTATTCACAAAAGGCCCCAGCACTGGACAAAAACTTCCTGGAATCTTAATGACTGAATTATTTACTGAAAAAGCATTATATTCAGAAACAGAAACAACACTTTAGTGTTGATTTTTTTTgcatctgtgtgtggtgtgtgaactCACAGACTGTCTGAAGGCCAGCTGGTAGATGTTTCTGGCGAACATGGAACTGGCCGATAGAATGGAGGAGTCAGCTGATGACATCACAGCGGCAGACACCGCTCCCAGACCAAAGAAGGAGATCCAGGGTGGGCACAAGTGCTGCAGCACGATGGGCAGGATCATATCTGATTGGTCTTTCTCTTTGGGAGGAATTGCCCCATATGTAGTCTGGTTCCAGTCTAGGGAAGACAACAGTCACAGCTAGTAGTTTACATACTTTTAGACCAAAATGTATATAGGCAGGCTTTCTAAAAGGTATATGTCCAGGGGTACTTAAATCCGTACAGCATATGTGTTTGAATCTGACTGTTAGGTAATATCTCTAGTTTAGAAGCCATATTAAGACACTATTGTAAACATTTAATCAGCGATGACAGGGACTGTGTGTCTCTCCACAGAGGAATAAATCATCAGTCCATGAGCACATAACTGAGTACCTTATCTCCCCCTCCATTCTTCCACTCTCCCCTTCCCCGTCTCCTCACTCGTCCGTGACACCTACTCTCAGTCATACCCTCAGTCCgcctctcactcgctctctatctctttcacgctctctctttctctctctcactctctccccctccccctccccctctctcactctctccccctttccctctctcactctctccccccccctctctcactctctccccctccccctctctcactctctccccctttctcactctctccccctcccccttctcactctcctcctccccctccccctctccccctccccctttctcactctctcctcctcctcccctcccctctctcactctctacccctccccctttccctcactctctcccctccacctctctcactctctcccctcccccccctttccctctcactctctacccctccccctctccctcactctctccccctccccctctcctctctcccctccccctttccctctctcccctccccctcctctcttcccctccccctttccctctcactctctccccctccccctttccctctcacactctctcccccccccctttccctctcacactctctccccctccccctctctcactctctcccccccccactctctcccctccccctcccctctctcctccccccctcccctctctcccctccccctctccctcactctcccctctccccccccctctctctctctctccccctcccctttccctctctccccccccctcctccccctcccccccctttccctctcactctctccccctcccctctcactctctcccccctcctttccctctcccctctctctcccctccccctttccctctctccctctcttcccctccccctttccctctcactctctccccctccccctttccctctcactctctccccctccccctctctcactctctcccccccccctctctcctctctctcccctccccccctttccctctcactctctccccctctctcactctctcccctctctctcccccccccctctctccctctctcccctccccctctctctctctcacccccccctctcactctctctctctctccctctccccctccccctctccctctctctcccctccccctttccctctcactctccccctccccctctctcactctcccccctccccctttccctctcactctctccctccccctttccctctcactctctccccctccccctttccctctctcactctctccccctccccctttccctctctcactctctccccctccccctttccctctctcctctggacCTCAACAAACAGCTGTCGATTAACGATGACTTTGATGAAGAATCTTCAGATCAATCTAATTAATTAGTCTTCCTTCTGATGTAATATTCACAGAAGTCACAGCTCCTAATGAATTCTTCTCTGTGCTGTATGACAGGAGCAGTCTGGTGTTGTTTATATCCCACTGTATCCTGCCTGTTGGTTTATACATCTGAGCTGAGTTACATTGTGGGAACAAACTAATAGAGAACGATGTGTTTTTGTATCATACTTTCCTTTCGTAAATAATGTGTGCATTCATTAACTCAATGAggaagtgtttgtgtgtatttgtgtgtgcatgactgtgtgtgcatgactgtgtgtgtgtgtgtacctgtggaggCTCCTATAGCTCCAATGAGAACGGAGGGGACAGCCATGACCAGGCAGCCTGCGGCAGCGATAAAGGACAGTACCTGGGCGTAGGTAgctgaagaggcagagagaacccGTTGAAAATACACCTGCCACGGAATCCCCCCCAACATCTAGGGACAGAAACACCAcagtcaatacacacaatacaaagCAAACCAACACACAGCTTTAAAATGAATACATACTCCAAACCTAACCATAATTACATTATTGTCAATACAATTTGCTGATAATTATAATGACTGATGACATACCAGAAGACAGAAGTTGTCGATCCACATCCAGGTGTCTGCTGGGTCTATCTTACCCAGCCAGGGTGTCTGGTACACAGCCTCCTTAGCTGTCACACTGATGCTTGACACGGCTGGGTTGGACAGAGCAAACGGCACACTgacccactgagagagagagacagacagacagcaagagaaagacagagattaAATAAAAGTGAATTAATTGCCTTTCTTCCGGTTTGTGGAGCTTGGCAAATCAGGTACATTTTTCCAGGCAAATTCCAGTGCTGTTGGACTCACCAGTCCCAGGAAGATACAGAAGAGTTGGACCACGTCAGTGTAGGCTACAGAATACAGCCCTCCCACCAGGGTGTAGAAGATAGCTATTAGGGCTGAGATCACCACTGACATGTTGATGTCAATGTCCACGATCACACTCAGAGTAGCCCCTAGACAAAACACATggacatacacacatgcacagtcAGCTGCCATTTTCCATGAACATTTTTCATCTTAATTGATGATGTTGAAATTGAATTGTGCACAACCCTGACTCTCAGACTGTGGCCTACCCAGCGCTGACAAGATGGCAGCGGACCAGAAAATCTCCCCCATAAGCGCCGGAATGAAGAGCAGCCCCCCCATACGCTTCCCGTATATCTGCTGGAATGGGTCCAGCATGGTGACGTATCCCCGGGAGCGCATGGGCTTGGCGAAGAACAGGCCACCTGGAGCACGAGAGAGACACATCATTAAGGACCTTCGGTCACTAAAGTAGAAGACATAAAGTGTTGAACATTCATTTATCATGTTCTTACCTACTACCAGACTGAGGGCGTATCCGAAGGGAGCCTGTGCCCAGGCCAGGCCGAAGTCAGGCAGGTAGACATACTCCGCGGTCCCGTTGATGTAGCCGCCGCCCACCCATGTAGCTGAAGGAGAGGTTCATCACAGTTCAAGATACAAATATGCAACACACATTATTTAGCCTTGCACACACAAACTAAACATATGACATTGTTGAATTGTCTTTATAATGTTATGTTTTCCATAGACTTCATTTTAGAGCCACGACGTACGAACAATCAATGTCTTACAATcaaatatattgataacattTGGTATATTGGTAACGTTTTATATTTAGTCAATGCATCACAGAGCGATAATAATCAACATGTTATGTCTTGATAATAGATCGAATTAATATAAAATGCTGAGTTAATATAAAAAAGTTCACGTAGATCAATTACAATTATTTTCATGAGCATTTCTCTAACTCGCGGAAAATAAATAATTGATTACTTTTCGCTCCTAAAAAAGCCCGTAACTGCAGGGTCTGTTATTAAAATAGCATCAAAGACATTAGAAAACGCTCTGGGTCTTTAATGAACTCTTCCGTCAATTAATGTTGCTCTCATCAAAAACAGGGCTTTAATTCTGCCAATGATGCTAGGGGGATTTAAAATAGCCTGTCAATATATTGTGTTCTCCAATTAGATAGAAACAGCTGCCGTCGTTGACGTGTAGGTATTTGATTTGTGCCAGTGCCTATTGTAACAATTGGTGGGAGCGTGGGTAAAACCAGTCCGGTGCTGATCTGACTGAGCCCTGGAAAAAAAGTCAGCGGCATCTGTCTTTATACGTCAGTTGTCATTCCGTCATGTGAGGAACATGACTGATTTAAATCCCCCCATCTAAAGTTTACAACGGAAATATTTGAGCAAACAAGGTACTATATGCCTCTCCAACAACAGGGCTGGGGTAAATTCAGTTTTTATTTCAGTCAACTTAGCAAGAAGAGTATTTTATACATGATTTCAAAACAACCTTATAGACAACAATGGGATATTTTCAATTCAAAGCTGAATTAGCCCAATGCCTCAACCCAGCCTCTCCAGGCAGTTGAACCAGGTCACAACTCACCGGTCATAGTGAATCCACCGACAAACAACCCAATGTCCCTCCCGCCCACCATGATGGTTTCACTGCGGTCCTGGCCCTCCGACACCCCTGAGTTCTTGTTCTTCCACGCGGCCCATATCCCCACGCCCAGAATCAGCAAGTAGAAGATCACTATAGCCACGATCCCCTCGGCGTGGACGGCCATCCTCTTCCACTGCCGTGATCAGTCTCTGTGCGAGTAACGGCTTTTCATTGAGACCTGTGccagggatggagaggagaagaacagaagaCACCTAGCCACTCCCTGTGAAGAAGCCTAGTCATCAGACCCACAATCAATCGTGTATCTTAAAACAAACAGCTTTAAATGTGTTATTGCTTCATTGGCTgattaataataattttaaatTGTATAGGCTTCCAATAATATTTGACATGtgggctctctctctttttatactCCCTTGTTGAAGATTTTGTGAACTGTTTGATTTACAACAAGTTGACCATGTACATAATACACCCAATAATGATTATGGGTTAAACAATAAGGTTTGATATGTGCGTAAAATACGGATAACGCATCCCGGAGCGCGCGCCCAGACAGAATAATATAGTGCAGAGATCCCAGAcattctaactctctctctgtcacatcaACAAAATCAAACAAGCACTTTCAGGTATAATTCCTGCTGAATGCAGGGTTTTCCGGAGCTGCTAAAGCAGTAACATCGACTTCCTTTCAAAGATCCGCCACTCTTTCACATACACCTGCACTTCAGCTCATGGCTATTCTACTGTAACTTAATGAAATCTGAGTCGACATAGTTCGGCTACAGTTAATTAACAAACCATCTGAAACTAAATGCATGTAAAGACAACTGTTTGGAGAACGAGGTAGTGCCCCATCCAGGGCACAGAGGGGTTTTCTCCTACCTTTAGAGATGTCTCTTCAATGTACGTCGCCAGTGGTTCTAAAAGCGCATCCAACTGGCTTTCCAGAGAAGGAAAAATGTTACAACTCAACGTAATCCACGCCACCGTGCGTAATTCCCCGGTGTGGTTTATACACAGTTTGGGggctgagagaaagaggggtggggggggtccGAGTTTGTGAAATActtgaaagggaaagggggtgggggggttgttTATCAATAAGGTTGACAGGTTGTGTAGACGAGGATAGGCAGCCAGTGAAGGTCTCTCAGGAAAGGACAGAAATAGCATATAATTGGGAATGGCATGACGCACACCCAGCGGATAGATGTCTTATAAAACACCCGGTTGGAATGGGCCCAGTTAACTCACCAGGTTTCATTTAGCGGTGATTGACGTTCACACAGGTGCCAATCGAGGCGAAATAGAAGCACTATACTTTTTACGCGTGAGAATATTGAGCCAGTGGGCGGTTAGAATGTCCGATAGACGGCCTCTGTCTTGCTACATCCAGTGTTGGCGTATAACAATTATATGATTTATTTATCTGGCGAAACATGGTCCATCCTATGCAGGATAACGTCTGACATTATAGCCATGGGCCCAACGGGAACGATAATCAGTCAGATTGTAACATGTTAAAAATGCATAAATTAGGAAATACACCTACACCAACATTGGGGTAATTTCGTGTGCAGTAAGTAGCACTGTGTGCGGTTCGTTATTGCTACAGTGAGCATACGGGATAGGCAGTAAAGGATTTGGACGAGAATGTTGCGATTGCTGTTGCTATCCATGGTGCTGGAATTTGGAAACAGGTGCGGGCGTTTGAGGGCGTTTCCATCCAATCTATCAGTTTTCTGTCTGTTCAAGCAGCTTACTTAATGCAAGTACAATAATACTATTAAAGTCCATATTTCATAAAGGCATTGTCTAATTTCAAAGAGCAATAGACCTCTTTATGCATCGATGATTGGAAAGGTATTTTCATTTCTATATTAAGACTGAACATGTTGACCAATTTAATAAATAGGCTAGCTGACTTCTCTGTTTTGCCGATAGCTCCGACTCATTGGCCGTGCTTTATGTTGACAGACTGCTAGAGAGAGAAACCATAGCTTCAGAATACATTAACAACTCATAAACATGTCCACGTGCCTGGCGCGGCTAATAGCGCAGGTAGAATAAATCACAATGATAGAACGAAACGCCGTGTGAACATTATGAAAGCCAGCCTTTACTGAAATCCAGAgtcaaaatttaaaaaaattaaatttAAAGGGACTTTGACTTGGACTTATTGAGATGGGGATTGGACACACTTGTTGGAAATTCTAGGAACCTTTTCATTTATAGTCAATGTATAAATAAAACTACTTTCTAAGCTCACAGCTTTGACTACTTGTCTGTTTCATTCAGCACAAGTTTGGTATGAGCCAGACAATGAGAAGCCGAAGTCTTTCTTTCTTGAAGAGTCAACGCCACTCACTTTCTAGATAGGCTGCTGGCGCCACCATGTGGTCATCATATTCCTTGCACAGATCACATTTCCGATGCGTTTTTGTGCTTTGGCCAAGTAGGCGactatacactaccggtcaaaagttttagaacaacacctactcattcaagggtttttctttactagcaaagacatcgaaactatgaaataacacatatggaatcatgtggtaaccaaaaaagtgttacatcaaaatatatttaaatatgtgagattcttcaaatagccaccctttgccttgatgacagctttgcacactcttggcattctctcaaccagcttcatgaggtagtcacctggaatgcatttcaattaacaggtgtgccttgttaaaagttaatttgtggaatttctttccttcttaatgcatttgagccaatcagttgtgttgtgacaggttagaaAATAGcctatttggcaaaagaccaagtccatatttttgcaagagcagctcaaataagcaaagagaaacgacagtccatcattactttaagacattaaggtcagtcaatacggaatagaagacccagagtttcctttgctgcagaggataagttcattagagttaccagcctcagaaattgtaccccaaataaatgcttcacagagctcaagtaacagacacatctcaacatcagctgttcagatgagactgtgtgaattaggccttcatggtcgaattgctgcaaagaaaccacaactaaaggacaccaatgagaagagacttgcttgggccaagaaacacaagcaatggacattaggccGGTGGAAATATGTaatttggtctggagtccaaatgggagatttttggttcctacCGCTGTGATCTACGGCCCGGCCctacttttttaaaggtatctgtgaccaacagatgcacatctgtattaccagtcatgtgaaatccatagatttttattttttatttaactatgcaagtcagttaagaacaaattgttatttacaatgacagcctaccccggaaaatcctaacgacgctgggccaattgtgtgcccccctatgggactcccaatcacggctggttgtgatacagcctgaaattgaaccagggtctgtagtgacgcctctagcactgagaggcagtgccttagacgtcactcgggagcccaagggcctaattcatttattgaaaatgactgatttccttatgaactgtaaaatcttttaaatggtttcatttacatttttgttcagttagTAGTAACCTATCTTACCACCCTCAAGCTCAATTGTAGTCTGTTGCACTATGGTGACTTTGTATTTTAAGATAACAGGAGAAGTATAAAGCTGTTGACATATATTCAATAATAGAGAAGACAGGAAGTGCTTCACAACAATTGGAGCAGTTAGAAATCTATTTGTGTTCATCTAACAGCCATGAAGTTATGAGCTACGAAACTGgaacacataataatacacatggAAGTACCCTATATGGCTTATCATTATGATGTATGCTGTCTTTGTCCTCATTATGGTGTATGCTGTCTTTGTCCTCATTATGGTGTATGCTGTCTTTGTCCTCATTATGGTGTATGCTGTCTTTGTCCTCATTATGGTGTATGCTGTCTTTGTCCTCATTATGGTGTATGCTGTCTTTGTCCTCATTATGGTGTATGCTGTCTTTGTCCTCATTATGGTGTATGCTGTCTTTGTCCTCATTATGGTGTATGCTGTCTTTGTCCTCATTATGGTGTATGCTGTCTTTGTCCTCATTATGGTGTATGCTGTCTTTGTCCTCATTATGGTGTATGCTGTCTTTGTCCTCATTATGGTGTATGCTGTCTTTGTCCTCATTATGGTGTATGCTGTCTTTGTCCTCATTATGGTGTATGCTGTCTTTGTCCTCATTATGGTGTATGCTGTCTTTGTCCTCATTATGGTGTATGCTGTCTTTGTCCTCATTATGGTGTATGCTGTATTTGTCCTCATTATGGTGTATGCTGTCTTTGTCCTCATTATGGTGTATGCTGTCTTTGTCCTCATTATGGTGTATGCTGTCTTTGTCCTCATTATGGTGTATGCTGTCTTTGTCCTCATTATGGTGTATGCTGTCTTTGTCCTCATTATGGTGTATGCTGTCTTTGTCCTCATTATGGTGTATGCTGTCTTTGTCCTCAGTATGGTACACGCTGTCTTTGTCCTCATTATGGTACACGCTGTCTTTGTCCTCATTATGGTATATGCTGTCTTTGTCCTCATTATGGTATATGCTCTCTTTGTCCTCATTATGGTATATGCTGTCTTTGTCCTAAAGGCCTTTTCGAAGGAAGCTCCTTTTGTATTAGGGAATAAGGCTGTAGATGTTCAAAAGTGTGTTTCTGGATTCTTATAGTAAACATACAAAGTCAACAGGATAAAGAGGACAGGATTACCTTGTGGACTTTACCTCAGAGAAGAAGGACACAACCTGAACAACATCAACACACTCATCCTCAGTTACTCTCTGGAGGTTGTCTGGAAAGTCATTGAGTGTGAACCTCCCTTAGACGTAGTCAATCAGTCTGTATTATATTCCACATTCAAACATAATAATTAAGTGTGTCCACTTCCACACTAGGAAGCAATA is part of the Oncorhynchus gorbuscha isolate QuinsamMale2020 ecotype Even-year linkage group LG09, OgorEven_v1.0, whole genome shotgun sequence genome and harbors:
- the LOC124044073 gene encoding high-affinity choline transporter 1-like isoform X1 — encoded protein: MAVHAEGIVAIVIFYLLILGVGIWAAWKNKNSGVSEGQDRSETIMVGGRDIGLFVGGFTMTATWVGGGYINGTAEYVYLPDFGLAWAQAPFGYALSLVVGGLFFAKPMRSRGYVTMLDPFQQIYGKRMGGLLFIPALMGEIFWSAAILSALGATLSVIVDIDINMSVVISALIAIFYTLVGGLYSVAYTDVVQLFCIFLGLWVSVPFALSNPAVSSISVTAKEAVYQTPWLGKIDPADTWMWIDNFCLLMLGGIPWQVYFQRVLSASSATYAQVLSFIAAAGCLVMAVPSVLIGAIGASTDWNQTTYGAIPPKEKDQSDMILPIVLQHLCPPWISFFGLGAVSAAVMSSADSSILSASSMFARNIYQLAFRQSATDREIVWVMRITIFVFGALATAMALLTGTVYGLWYLSSDLVYVIIFPQLLSVLFIKGTNTYGSVAGYVFGLLLRIGGGEPYLKLPPFIYYPGWVQQEKIHHLTGDVEYFIQQRFPFKTVSMLASFLGNVAFSYLLKYLFESGTLSHKYDFMDAVVSKHSKEIMDKTTLVSSDNIILSEMAPVKTHLSNSLAGTFTNTEALSDDDESSPESLNNHHE
- the LOC124044073 gene encoding high-affinity choline transporter 1-like isoform X2, whose protein sequence is MRSRGYVTMLDPFQQIYGKRMGGLLFIPALMGEIFWSAAILSALGATLSVIVDIDINMSVVISALIAIFYTLVGGLYSVAYTDVVQLFCIFLGLWVSVPFALSNPAVSSISVTAKEAVYQTPWLGKIDPADTWMWIDNFCLLMLGGIPWQVYFQRVLSASSATYAQVLSFIAAAGCLVMAVPSVLIGAIGASTDWNQTTYGAIPPKEKDQSDMILPIVLQHLCPPWISFFGLGAVSAAVMSSADSSILSASSMFARNIYQLAFRQSATDREIVWVMRITIFVFGALATAMALLTGTVYGLWYLSSDLVYVIIFPQLLSVLFIKGTNTYGSVAGYVFGLLLRIGGGEPYLKLPPFIYYPGWVQQEKIHHLTGDVEYFIQQRFPFKTVSMLASFLGNVAFSYLLKYLFESGTLSHKYDFMDAVVSKHSKEIMDKTTLVSSDNIILSEMAPVKTHLSNSLAGTFTNTEALSDDDESSPESLNNHHE